The proteins below come from a single Aminivibrio pyruvatiphilus genomic window:
- a CDS encoding ABC transporter substrate-binding protein: MKKHGRLLTVLAGALLVLSLLAGAAAAKELVVYSSVDEENAKNILDEFSKVSGIKVNMVFLSSGPAMSRIEAEKANPQADVWFGAPSENHIVAKDRGLTQPYLPAAAADLAAGFKDPEGYWVAFYMNPLGFGVLAEELKKDGRPVPASWKDLLDPAYKGMIQMPSPQSSGTAYAMIMTLIETYGEDEAFKYMKALNPNIQTYTQSGTGPSKNLAIGETQIAIQFTPAFLKLVDEGFPASVIFPAEGVGFEAAAMSILKGAKNLDSAKALTDWIVSAEAQKVLSAKKTYFFPVRADVSAGEGLPALSEIKLIDYDRIRAAQEKKRIIDRWVTEVLGQ; encoded by the coding sequence ATGAAGAAACACGGCAGACTGTTGACCGTTCTTGCGGGGGCGCTTCTCGTCCTGTCGCTTCTCGCCGGGGCGGCCGCGGCGAAGGAGCTGGTGGTCTATTCCAGCGTGGACGAGGAAAACGCGAAGAACATCCTCGACGAATTCTCGAAGGTCTCGGGCATAAAGGTGAACATGGTCTTCCTCTCATCAGGCCCGGCCATGAGCCGCATCGAGGCGGAGAAGGCGAACCCCCAGGCGGACGTGTGGTTCGGCGCCCCCAGCGAAAACCATATCGTGGCGAAGGACCGGGGTCTGACCCAGCCGTACCTCCCAGCAGCGGCGGCGGATCTGGCTGCCGGCTTCAAGGATCCCGAGGGCTACTGGGTCGCCTTTTACATGAACCCCCTCGGTTTCGGCGTCCTGGCAGAGGAGCTGAAGAAAGACGGCAGACCCGTGCCGGCATCCTGGAAGGACCTTCTCGACCCGGCATACAAGGGCATGATCCAGATGCCCTCCCCCCAGTCCTCGGGCACGGCCTACGCCATGATCATGACCCTCATCGAGACCTACGGCGAGGATGAGGCCTTCAAGTACATGAAGGCCCTCAACCCCAACATCCAGACCTACACCCAGAGCGGCACGGGACCGAGCAAGAACCTGGCCATCGGGGAGACCCAGATCGCCATCCAGTTCACGCCGGCCTTCCTGAAACTCGTTGACGAGGGCTTCCCCGCCTCCGTCATCTTCCCCGCCGAGGGCGTGGGATTCGAGGCCGCCGCCATGTCCATCCTCAAGGGAGCGAAAAACCTCGACTCCGCCAAGGCTCTCACTGACTGGATCGTGTCCGCGGAGGCCCAGAAGGTGCTGAGCGCGAAGAAGACCTACTTCTTCCCCGTGAGGGCCGACGTCTCCGCAGGAGAGGGGCTTCCCGCCCTTTCGGAGATCAAGCTCATCGATTACGACCGCATCAGGGCGGCCCAGGAGAAAAAGCGCATCATCGACCGCTGGGTGACCGAGGTCCTCGGACAGTAG
- a CDS encoding ABC transporter permease gives MGTFAKGRREIRLLARDPLLAFLVVLLFLSLALFVAYPLLSVLVKSLQTDEGTFTFGNYTRFLTFRYLRSSLWNSLSVGFATAAASVAVGYAAAFTITRTSIRWKKALHLVFILPIISPPFTSALSILMLFGANGLITRGLLGIRNYNIYGFKGVLLSQIFTFAPVAYLTLKGVLESLNPTLEDAAMNVGAGRMQTFLRVTLPLSLPGIASAFLVVLIESLADFGNPLVLAGSRFPMLSTQAYLEITGSFNLPLGAALAVVLLIPSITSFAIQRYYLQKRQYTTVTGKPTASSSKLVSRGARRGLVTFAALFSGFVLLFYGTIFLGAFTRVWGYDFSPTLEHFSYAFGVGLGTIRDTLIVALWSTPLSGFLGMLIAFLVVRTSFPGKGLMEFTSILNFAVPGTVIGIGYILAFNRPPLMLMGTLAILVLNFVFRYIPVGIQSGIAVLRQIDPSIEEAAQNLGADRMTTFRKVTLPIIAPAFFSGLVFAFVRAMTAISAAIFLVSANWNLLTVQILNQVGSGRLGVAAAFSVILVVIVVAAMAVIERLVPGRTGGMAAIQIQEE, from the coding sequence ATGGGCACATTCGCAAAAGGACGGAGGGAAATCCGGCTCCTTGCCCGGGACCCTCTTCTCGCGTTTCTGGTGGTACTTCTCTTTCTCTCCCTGGCCCTCTTCGTGGCCTATCCCCTGCTGTCGGTGCTCGTGAAGAGCCTCCAGACCGACGAAGGGACCTTTACGTTCGGAAACTACACCCGTTTTCTTACATTCAGATATCTCCGCTCGTCTTTATGGAACAGCCTCTCCGTGGGCTTCGCCACGGCTGCGGCCAGCGTGGCCGTGGGCTATGCGGCGGCCTTCACCATCACCCGGACGTCCATCCGGTGGAAGAAAGCCCTCCACCTGGTCTTCATCCTGCCCATCATCTCCCCGCCCTTTACGAGCGCCCTCTCCATCCTCATGCTCTTCGGCGCCAACGGCCTCATCACCCGGGGACTGCTGGGCATACGGAACTACAACATCTACGGCTTCAAGGGGGTACTCCTTTCCCAGATCTTCACCTTCGCTCCCGTGGCCTACCTCACCCTGAAGGGCGTGCTCGAATCTCTGAACCCCACCCTGGAGGACGCCGCCATGAACGTGGGGGCCGGCAGGATGCAGACCTTCCTCAGGGTGACCCTGCCCCTCAGCCTTCCCGGCATCGCCAGCGCCTTCCTCGTGGTGCTCATCGAATCCCTGGCGGACTTCGGCAACCCCCTGGTGCTCGCGGGAAGCCGGTTCCCCATGCTCTCCACCCAGGCCTACCTGGAGATCACGGGCTCCTTCAACCTTCCCCTGGGGGCCGCCCTCGCCGTGGTGCTCCTCATCCCGTCCATCACGTCCTTCGCCATCCAGAGGTACTACCTGCAGAAGAGGCAGTACACCACCGTGACGGGAAAGCCCACCGCCTCGTCGTCGAAGCTGGTCAGCCGGGGAGCCCGGCGCGGGCTCGTCACGTTCGCGGCCCTGTTCTCCGGCTTCGTCCTCCTCTTCTACGGGACCATCTTCCTCGGGGCCTTCACCAGGGTCTGGGGGTATGATTTCTCCCCCACCCTCGAGCATTTTTCATACGCCTTCGGCGTCGGCCTCGGGACCATCAGGGACACCCTCATCGTGGCCCTCTGGTCCACACCCCTTTCGGGCTTCCTGGGAATGCTCATCGCCTTCCTGGTGGTCCGCACATCCTTCCCCGGCAAAGGGCTTATGGAGTTCACCTCCATCCTCAACTTCGCCGTGCCGGGAACGGTGATCGGCATCGGCTACATCCTCGCCTTCAACCGCCCGCCCCTGATGCTCATGGGGACCCTGGCGATCCTGGTGCTGAACTTCGTCTTCCGGTACATCCCGGTGGGCATCCAGTCCGGCATCGCCGTGCTCCGGCAGATCGACCCCTCCATCGAGGAGGCGGCCCAGAACCTGGGAGCGGACAGGATGACCACCTTCCGCAAGGTCACCCTGCCCATCATCGCGCCGGCCTTCTTCTCGGGCCTGGTCTTCGCCTTCGTCCGGGCCATGACCGCCATCAGCGCCGCCATTTTCCTGGTGTCGGCCAACTGGAACCTGCTCACCGTGCAGATCCTCAACCAGGTGGGCTCCGGAAGGCTCGGCGTCGCCGCCGCCTTCAGCGTGATCCTCGTGGTCATCGTCGTAGCCGCCATGGCCGTCATCGAGCGCCTCGTCCCCGGCCGGACCGGGGGCATGGCGGCAATCCAGATACAGGAGGAATAA
- a CDS encoding ABC transporter ATP-binding protein: MKLRIDSLVKDFGSFDDPGGLFRAVDSVSLEVDDGELVTLLGPSGCGKTTLLRMIAGFEDPTSGDIFFGEQRMNDVPPNRRNAAMVFQSYAIFPHLNVRDNIAFGLRLRKLTDREIRERTENVVDLVGLGGMEARQPSQLSGGQQQRVALARAVVMEPSLLLFDEPLSNLDAKLREQMRIDIRKLQQRLGITSIYVTHDQIEAMSISDRVVVMNRGKIEQTGAPRELYSKPANRFVASFIGKAAFLPGEKAAAGWTLLGRPWNPEAGESLIPGKYDIMVRPEGVRLSPAGSGTGHLDGTVIRSTYLGSVMEYEVDLPGTEPVTVHIPNPFERNPLAPGAAAELTLIPEGLHFLPAEK, from the coding sequence GTGAAACTTCGCATCGACTCTCTCGTCAAGGATTTCGGCAGCTTCGACGATCCGGGAGGCCTCTTCCGCGCCGTGGATTCCGTCTCCCTGGAGGTGGACGACGGAGAGCTCGTCACCCTGCTCGGGCCGTCGGGGTGCGGCAAGACCACCCTGCTCCGGATGATCGCCGGGTTCGAGGACCCCACCTCGGGGGACATCTTCTTCGGCGAACAGCGGATGAACGACGTCCCTCCCAACAGGAGGAACGCCGCCATGGTCTTCCAGTCCTATGCCATCTTCCCCCACCTGAACGTGAGGGACAACATCGCCTTCGGCCTTCGGCTCAGGAAGCTGACGGACAGGGAAATCCGCGAACGGACGGAGAACGTGGTGGACCTGGTGGGGCTGGGGGGCATGGAGGCACGGCAGCCGAGCCAGCTCTCGGGAGGGCAGCAGCAGCGGGTCGCCCTTGCCAGGGCGGTGGTGATGGAACCTTCCCTGCTCCTCTTCGACGAGCCCCTGTCAAACCTGGACGCCAAGCTCCGGGAGCAGATGCGGATCGACATCCGGAAGCTCCAGCAGCGGCTGGGAATCACGAGCATCTACGTCACCCACGACCAGATCGAGGCCATGAGCATCTCCGACAGGGTGGTGGTGATGAACCGGGGGAAAATCGAGCAGACGGGAGCCCCCCGGGAGCTGTACTCGAAGCCGGCGAACCGCTTCGTGGCCTCCTTCATCGGCAAGGCGGCCTTCCTGCCCGGGGAAAAGGCGGCGGCAGGATGGACCCTTCTCGGCAGGCCGTGGAATCCCGAAGCGGGAGAATCCCTGATCCCGGGAAAATACGACATCATGGTCCGCCCGGAGGGCGTCCGGCTCTCTCCCGCCGGGAGCGGAACAGGACACCTCGATGGGACGGTCATCAGGTCGACCTACCTCGGGAGCGTCATGGAGTACGAAGTGGACCTCCCAGGCACGGAACCGGTCACGGTGCACATCCCCAACCCCTTTGAACGGAACCCCCTCGCTCCGGGGGCCGCGGCGGAGCTCACGCTGATACCGGAAGGCCTCCATTTCCTCCCGGCGGAAAAATAG